A single window of Arvicola amphibius chromosome 15, mArvAmp1.2, whole genome shotgun sequence DNA harbors:
- the Calb2 gene encoding calretinin isoform X1, producing MAGPQQQPPYLHLAELTASQFLEIWKHFDADGNGYIEGKELENFFQELEKARKGSGMMSKSDNFGEKMKEFMQKYDKNSDGKIEMAELAQILPTEENFLLCFRQHVGSSAEFMEAWRKYDTDRSGYIEANELKGFLSDLLKKANRPYDEPKLQEYTQTILRMFDLNGDGKLGLSEMSRLLPVQENFLLKFQGMKLTSEEFNAIFTFYDKDGSGYIDENELDALLKDLYEKNKKEMNIQQLTTYRKSVMSLAEAGKLYRKDLEIVLCSEPPM from the exons ATGGCTGGCCCGCAGCAGCAGCCCCCTTACCTGCACCTGGCCGAGCTGACAGCATCCCAGTTCCTGGAAATCTGGAAGCACTTTGATGCAGACG GAAATGGGTACATTgaaggcaaggagctggagaacTTCTTCCAAGAGCTGGAGAAGGCAAGGAAAGGCTCTGGCATG ATGTCAAAGAGTGACAACTTTGGAGAGAAGATGAAGGAGTTCATGCAGAAGTATGACAAGAACTCAGACGGAAAAATTGAGATGGCAGAG CTGGCACAGATCCTGCCGACTGAAGAGAATTTCCTCTTGTGCTTCAGGCAGCATGTGGGCTCCAGCGCTGAGTTTATGGAG GCTTGGCGGAAGTACGACACAGACAGAAGTGGCTACATCGAAGCCAATGAGCTCAAG GGGTTCCTGTCTGACCTCCTGAAGAAGGCCAACCGGCCCTATGATGAACCTAAGCTCCAGGAGTATACCCAGACCATA CTGCGGATGTTTGACTTGAATGGAGATGGCAAACTGGGGCTCTCCGAGATGTCCAG ACTCTTGCCGGTACAGGAAAACTTCCTGCTGAAATTTCAG GGTATGAAGCTGACCTCAGAAGAGTTCAATGCCATCTTCACATTTTACGACAAG GATGGAAGCGGCTACATCGATGAGAATGAGCTGGACGCCCTCCTGAAGGATCTGTACGAGAAGAACAAGAAG GAGATGAACATCCAGCAGCTTACCACCTACAGGAAGAGCGTCATGTCCTTGGCTGAGGCGGGAAAACTCTACAGAAAGGATCTGGAGATTGTGCTCTGCAGTGAGCCCCCCATGTAA
- the Calb2 gene encoding calretinin isoform X2 yields MAGPQQQPPYLHLAELTASQFLEIWKHFDADGNGYIEGKELENFFQELEKARKGSGMMSKSDNFGEKMKEFMQKYDKNSDGKIEMAELAQILPTEENFLLCFRQHVGSSAEFMEAWRKYDTDRSGYIEANELKGFLSDLLKKANRPYDEPKLQEYTQTILRMFDLNGDGKLGLSEMSRLLPVQENFLLKFQGMKLTSEEFNAIFTFYDKDGSGYIDENELDALLKDLYEKNKKMNIQQLTTYRKSVMSLAEAGKLYRKDLEIVLCSEPPM; encoded by the exons ATGGCTGGCCCGCAGCAGCAGCCCCCTTACCTGCACCTGGCCGAGCTGACAGCATCCCAGTTCCTGGAAATCTGGAAGCACTTTGATGCAGACG GAAATGGGTACATTgaaggcaaggagctggagaacTTCTTCCAAGAGCTGGAGAAGGCAAGGAAAGGCTCTGGCATG ATGTCAAAGAGTGACAACTTTGGAGAGAAGATGAAGGAGTTCATGCAGAAGTATGACAAGAACTCAGACGGAAAAATTGAGATGGCAGAG CTGGCACAGATCCTGCCGACTGAAGAGAATTTCCTCTTGTGCTTCAGGCAGCATGTGGGCTCCAGCGCTGAGTTTATGGAG GCTTGGCGGAAGTACGACACAGACAGAAGTGGCTACATCGAAGCCAATGAGCTCAAG GGGTTCCTGTCTGACCTCCTGAAGAAGGCCAACCGGCCCTATGATGAACCTAAGCTCCAGGAGTATACCCAGACCATA CTGCGGATGTTTGACTTGAATGGAGATGGCAAACTGGGGCTCTCCGAGATGTCCAG ACTCTTGCCGGTACAGGAAAACTTCCTGCTGAAATTTCAG GGTATGAAGCTGACCTCAGAAGAGTTCAATGCCATCTTCACATTTTACGACAAG GATGGAAGCGGCTACATCGATGAGAATGAGCTGGACGCCCTCCTGAAGGATCTGTACGAGAAGAACAAGAAG ATGAACATCCAGCAGCTTACCACCTACAGGAAGAGCGTCATGTCCTTGGCTGAGGCGGGAAAACTCTACAGAAAGGATCTGGAGATTGTGCTCTGCAGTGAGCCCCCCATGTAA
- the Calb2 gene encoding calretinin isoform X3 translates to MAGPQQQPPYLHLAELTASQFLEIWKHFDADGNGYIEGKELENFFQELEKARKGSGMLAQILPTEENFLLCFRQHVGSSAEFMEAWRKYDTDRSGYIEANELKGFLSDLLKKANRPYDEPKLQEYTQTILRMFDLNGDGKLGLSEMSRLLPVQENFLLKFQGMKLTSEEFNAIFTFYDKDGSGYIDENELDALLKDLYEKNKKEMNIQQLTTYRKSVMSLAEAGKLYRKDLEIVLCSEPPM, encoded by the exons ATGGCTGGCCCGCAGCAGCAGCCCCCTTACCTGCACCTGGCCGAGCTGACAGCATCCCAGTTCCTGGAAATCTGGAAGCACTTTGATGCAGACG GAAATGGGTACATTgaaggcaaggagctggagaacTTCTTCCAAGAGCTGGAGAAGGCAAGGAAAGGCTCTGGCATG CTGGCACAGATCCTGCCGACTGAAGAGAATTTCCTCTTGTGCTTCAGGCAGCATGTGGGCTCCAGCGCTGAGTTTATGGAG GCTTGGCGGAAGTACGACACAGACAGAAGTGGCTACATCGAAGCCAATGAGCTCAAG GGGTTCCTGTCTGACCTCCTGAAGAAGGCCAACCGGCCCTATGATGAACCTAAGCTCCAGGAGTATACCCAGACCATA CTGCGGATGTTTGACTTGAATGGAGATGGCAAACTGGGGCTCTCCGAGATGTCCAG ACTCTTGCCGGTACAGGAAAACTTCCTGCTGAAATTTCAG GGTATGAAGCTGACCTCAGAAGAGTTCAATGCCATCTTCACATTTTACGACAAG GATGGAAGCGGCTACATCGATGAGAATGAGCTGGACGCCCTCCTGAAGGATCTGTACGAGAAGAACAAGAAG GAGATGAACATCCAGCAGCTTACCACCTACAGGAAGAGCGTCATGTCCTTGGCTGAGGCGGGAAAACTCTACAGAAAGGATCTGGAGATTGTGCTCTGCAGTGAGCCCCCCATGTAA